GTTATAGGCGGTTGGCGTAAGTTGTGGGGCCGGGAGTAGACGAGTGCCGGCCCGTCCGGGAGGATGGCGTTACCACACGACCTCCCGACCCGAACGGACGCGGCCATGCCATCTTCGCATACTCCGGCCCCTCGGTGCCACTGGTTTTCAACCCTGGCCAAGGCTCTGGACCCGCGGTCCGGGCGGCGGCTCGCGGTCCTGTTCCTCGGGATCATCCTGACCCGCGGGCGCCGCACCCTCGCGGGTTGGATCCGGGCCGCCGGGCTGTCGCCCCAGTACCGCCGGTGCTACGCCACGGCCGCGGCCGTGGGGCGCCGCACCGAGCGTATCGCCATGCGGTTGTTGGTCGAGGTTCTCAAGCCCATGGTGGCCGGTGCGCCTCGGGTGGTGCTGGCCCTCGACGACACCCCGACGGAGCGGTACGGGCCCAAGGTTCGAGGGGCCGGGGCGCACCACAACCCGACACCCGGGCCGGCCGGGGGCCCGTTCGTGTACGGGCACGTGTGGGTGGTCCTCGGGTTGTTGGTGGGACACCCCCTCGGGGGGATTGTGGCCCTCCCCCTGTTGGCCCGCCTGTACATCCGCCGCAAAGATCTCGGGGCCATCCCCGGGCCGGACCGGCCCGAGTTCGCAACCAAGTTGGTGATGGCCGTGGACCTGGTCCGGTGGGCCCACGGGTGGCTGAAGACGTGGGGCCGGGCCGTGTGGGTGGTGGCCGACGGGGCGTACGCCAAGGCCCCGGTGCTCAAGGCCCTACTCGCGCTCCGGGTGACCATGGTGAGCCGGCTCCGCAAGGACGCGGCCCTGTGGACGGTGCCCCCGGCCCGCGATCCGAGCGCCCGCGGGCGGCCCCGCGTGTACGGGGAGCAGCGGGTGTCGCTCGCCAAGCGGGCCGGGCACAAGGGCGGGTGGACCACGGGCACGTTCACCCTGTATGGGAAGCCCGTGGAGAAGCGGTACAAGACGTTCGAGGCCACGTGGCGGCCGGCCGGGGGCACGATCCGGGTCGTCCTGGTGGACGAACCCAAGGGGTGGGTCGCGTTCTTCTGCACGGACCCCACGGCCTCCGTGGCCGACATCCTGGGCCTGATCGCGGACCGGTTCTCGTTGGAAACCTGTTTTCGAGATCTCAAACAGGTCGCGGGC
The Gemmata palustris DNA segment above includes these coding regions:
- a CDS encoding IS701 family transposase — encoded protein: MPSSHTPAPRCHWFSTLAKALDPRSGRRLAVLFLGIILTRGRRTLAGWIRAAGLSPQYRRCYATAAAVGRRTERIAMRLLVEVLKPMVAGAPRVVLALDDTPTERYGPKVRGAGAHHNPTPGPAGGPFVYGHVWVVLGLLVGHPLGGIVALPLLARLYIRRKDLGAIPGPDRPEFATKLVMAVDLVRWAHGWLKTWGRAVWVVADGAYAKAPVLKALLALRVTMVSRLRKDAALWTVPPARDPSARGRPRVYGEQRVSLAKRAGHKGGWTTGTFTLYGKPVEKRYKTFEATWRPAGGTIRVVLVDEPKGWVAFFCTDPTASVADILGLIADRFSLETCFRDLKQVAGAGHQQVRGVASNVGCFHLCAWSLTLTEVWAWNQKADELVAHRAASPWDDPNRRPSHADKRRAWQRELLAEEIQAVVGEHHDPARIRALAHRCLDLAA